One segment of Arvicanthis niloticus isolate mArvNil1 chromosome 5, mArvNil1.pat.X, whole genome shotgun sequence DNA contains the following:
- the LOC117709428 gene encoding arylacetamide deacetylase-like 4 yields MDVLWLVLLVSLSTFYVGVFIWAVIQHFLTVKIPSAIQQPVKFRFMHCMMLYIIFLGNILEKMRICSMPRFIQFFYDLVVIKKNHNLMVTNMHFGTIPVRLFQPKAVSSELRRGIIFYHGGGGICGSLDSNHNLCSFLAQQTDSVVLSVGYRKLPDHHHPCIYKDCLNASIHFMRNLMTYGVDPSRVVACGESIGGGAVALITQALLTFPNLPHICAQVLITPAMQAINFRLPSHQQNQNVPFLTKDILMTAVCKYMDIDLSWKDALLNGTYMSPDTWKKYRKWLSSDNIPRRFKSKNLLPEFSEPFDEAAYLEIKHVLDSEVSPLLVDDKIIAQLPEAFLVTCENDPLRDDALLYKKRLKDQGVPVTWYHVEDGFHGCISLFDKQLFSFPCSMKVVNAVASYIKGI; encoded by the exons ATGGATGTCCTGTGGCTGGTGCTGCTAGTGAGTCTGTCTACCTTTTATGTGGGAGTCTTCATATGGGCTGTCATTCAGCACTTCCTCACTGTGAAGATTCCCTCTGCCATTCAGCAACCTGTCAAGTTCAGATTTATGCATTGTATGATGCTGTACATAATTTTTCTG GGAAATATATTGGAGAAGATGAGAATTTGCTCCATGCCCAGATTTATTCAGTTTTTCTACGATTTAGTAGTCATAAAGAAGAACCATAACTTGATGGTAACCAACATGCATTTTGGGACAATCCCTGTGAGACTGTTCCAGCCTAAGGCAGTGTCCTCAGAACTACGGCGAGGCATTATTTTCTACCATGGAGGTGGAGGCATATGTGGAAGCTTGG ACAGTAACCACAATCTGTGCAGCTTCCTGGCCCAGCAGACGGATTCAGTGGTGCTATCTGTGGG GTACCGCAAGCTTCCTGACCATCATCACCCTTGTATTTATAAGGATTGTCTGAATGCCTCCATTCACTTCATGAGGAATCTAATGACCTATGGGGTAGACCCCTCCCGGGTAGTAGCTTGTGGAGAAAGCATTGGAGGTGGGGCTGTGGCCCTTATCACACAGGCATTGCTCACCTTCCCAAATCTCCCCCACATCTGTGCTCAGGTGCTCATTACTCCAGCTATGCAGGCGATCAATTTCCGCTTACCATCTCATCAGCAGAACCAAAATGTCCCATTCCTCACGAAAGACATACTCATGACAGCTGTGTGTAAATACATGGACATTGACTTATCCTGGAAAGATGCACTGTTAAATGGTACTTATATGTCTCCGGACACCTGGAAGAAGTATAGGAAATGGCTCAGCTCTGATAACATCCCTAGAAGATTCAAGAGCAAAAACCTCCTGCCTGAGTTTTCAGAACCTTTTGATGAAGCTGCCTATCTGGAAATCAAACATGTTTTAGATTCAGAGGTTTCACCTCTCCTAGTAGATGACAAGATCATCGCTCAGCTTCCGGAAGCATTCCTAGTGACCTGTGAGAATGACCCCCTTCGTGATGATGCCTTACTCTACAAGAAGCGCTTGAAAGACCAAGGGGTCCCTGTAACCTGGTACCATGTGGAGGATGGCTTTCATGGATGCATCTCTTTGTTTGATAAGCAGCTATTCTCTTTTCCCTGCTCCATGAAAGTTGTAAATGCTGTTGCCAGTTACATAAAGGGCATATGA